The Pseudofrankia inefficax genome window below encodes:
- a CDS encoding VOC family protein, whose product MTTDRTRTPAATPGPVDSALSQPRWTHIALPSGDLDASIAFYTSMTPLVVVATREDADGRNAWLSNPGQWETPFVLVLTAFNTARGTRQGIMKPFAHLGIEVPHRADVDAIAARARADGSLWWEPRDMPDPVGYICAVHDPDGNVVEFSHNQKVYATVRELWGPDR is encoded by the coding sequence GTGACCACCGACAGGACGCGGACACCCGCCGCTACGCCGGGACCAGTCGACTCCGCGCTCAGCCAGCCCCGTTGGACCCACATCGCGCTGCCGTCCGGGGATCTCGACGCCTCGATCGCGTTCTACACGTCGATGACACCGCTGGTCGTCGTCGCGACCCGGGAGGACGCCGACGGCCGCAACGCCTGGCTGTCCAACCCGGGCCAGTGGGAGACACCGTTCGTCCTGGTCCTGACCGCCTTCAACACGGCGCGGGGCACGCGGCAGGGCATCATGAAGCCGTTCGCGCACCTCGGCATCGAGGTCCCGCACCGCGCGGACGTCGACGCGATCGCCGCGAGGGCCCGGGCGGACGGCAGCCTGTGGTGGGAGCCCCGGGACATGCCGGACCCGGTCGGCTACATCTGCGCGGTGCACGACCCGGATGGCAACGTCGTCGAGTTCAGCCACAACCAGAAGGTGTATGCGACCGTCCGGGAGCTATGGGGGCCGGACCGCTGA
- a CDS encoding L,D-transpeptidase: MGGVAWGRWLARRWGRLVGTLATVAGLVTAVVLVVGAVGGHSGSTRPTPPAATEPAKPRLPPGVTLIAQLSHDIPRYATPDATKAAGVVPGSWLGSPTALPVIDLRPGWLRVRLAQRPNFSTAWIRTADARLVSTSYRIVVSVRDRHLRLYQNDKLTLDAPAGVGTPDDPTPTGEFFLALFAPPPGPGYGDFILVTSAHSTKITDWAHSGDAIVGIHGPLGADEAIGTTGAAVSHGCVRLHLADLARLRQVPAGTPISVVGSPVL, translated from the coding sequence GTGGGCGGGGTGGCGTGGGGTCGGTGGCTCGCGCGGCGGTGGGGGCGCCTGGTCGGCACGCTCGCGACGGTCGCGGGCCTGGTCACGGCGGTCGTCCTGGTCGTGGGCGCGGTAGGGGGCCACTCCGGTTCGACCCGGCCGACCCCGCCGGCGGCCACCGAACCGGCGAAGCCCCGGCTGCCACCGGGCGTCACGCTGATCGCGCAGCTGTCCCACGACATCCCGCGTTACGCCACGCCCGACGCGACGAAGGCGGCGGGCGTGGTGCCCGGGTCGTGGCTGGGTTCGCCCACGGCGTTGCCGGTGATCGATCTGCGGCCCGGCTGGCTGCGGGTCCGACTGGCGCAGCGCCCGAACTTCTCGACGGCGTGGATCCGGACGGCCGACGCGCGGCTGGTGAGCACCTCCTACCGGATCGTCGTCTCCGTCCGTGACCGGCACCTGCGCCTCTACCAGAACGACAAGCTCACGCTGGACGCCCCGGCCGGCGTCGGCACTCCGGATGACCCGACGCCGACCGGCGAGTTCTTCCTCGCGCTGTTCGCGCCTCCGCCCGGTCCCGGGTACGGCGACTTCATCCTCGTCACGTCCGCGCACTCCACGAAGATCACGGACTGGGCCCACTCCGGGGACGCGATCGTCGGCATCCACGGGCCACTCGGCGCCGACGAGGCCATCGGCACGACCGGCGCGGCGGTCTCGCACGGCTGTGTCCGGCTGCACCTGGCCGACCTGGCCCGGCTGCGCCAGGTCCCGGCCGGTACCCCCATCTCGGTCGTGGGCAGCCCGGTTCTCTGA
- a CDS encoding DUF7507 domain-containing protein, translating into MIISARVAAPAALALGTAAAAAAVVLGPQTASATQSSTLTLTSSSSPGRFTGPGQTLTYSYVINNGGTATLYNVGIQDPQSGLSPVDCPNSVLDAGASETCEATYTTTQADFDRGFVTDLATASGDLASEGGTLTSAPASLTVPDDKAAQAPTTPSDTPGFVSDQAPDASPSPTSGFVSDAAPGADSGFVSDAVPNSTPDATPGTASDAASGFVSDVAPDAVTPDAVTPGAVAPEAVAPGAVAPAGSAADSVGAPLAPRPNLTGAGGGVTILPLPFPLPIGGIGTDKGGVGTGVGGVGVAGVGVGGVGGPGGGLGPAGGGGPAGGAGPAGTSPIGGAPAQVTG; encoded by the coding sequence ATGATCATTTCTGCGCGGGTCGCGGCGCCGGCCGCCCTCGCGCTGGGCACCGCCGCCGCGGCCGCGGCGGTCGTGCTCGGCCCGCAGACCGCCAGCGCCACCCAGTCGTCCACGCTCACGCTGACGTCGTCGTCGAGCCCGGGCCGGTTCACCGGCCCCGGCCAGACGCTCACGTACAGCTATGTCATCAACAACGGCGGGACGGCCACGCTCTACAACGTCGGCATCCAGGATCCGCAGAGCGGGCTGTCGCCCGTCGACTGCCCGAACTCCGTGCTCGACGCCGGAGCGTCGGAGACCTGCGAGGCGACCTACACGACCACCCAGGCCGACTTCGACCGAGGATTCGTCACGGACCTGGCGACCGCCAGCGGCGACCTGGCCTCCGAGGGCGGCACCCTCACCTCGGCGCCGGCCAGCCTCACCGTCCCCGACGACAAGGCGGCGCAGGCCCCGACCACTCCGAGCGACACGCCTGGCTTCGTCTCCGACCAGGCACCCGACGCCTCCCCGAGCCCCACATCAGGCTTTGTCTCCGACGCCGCCCCGGGCGCCGATTCCGGCTTCGTGTCCGACGCCGTCCCGAACAGCACGCCCGACGCGACTCCCGGCACCGCCTCCGACGCCGCGTCGGGCTTTGTGTCCGACGTGGCACCCGACGCGGTGACACCCGACGCGGTGACACCTGGGGCGGTGGCACCTGAGGCGGTGGCGCCCGGCGCGGTGGCGCCGGCCGGTTCCGCCGCAGACTCGGTCGGGGCTCCGCTGGCGCCGCGGCCCAACCTGACCGGCGCGGGCGGCGGCGTGACCATCCTGCCGCTGCCGTTCCCGCTGCCGATCGGCGGTATCGGAACTGACAAGGGCGGCGTGGGCACCGGTGTCGGCGGCGTCGGCGTGGCCGGCGTCGGTGTAGGCGGGGTGGGCGGCCCGGGTGGCGGTCTCGGTCCTGCTGGCGGTGGGGGCCCGGCTGGCGGCGCCGGCCCGGCCGGCACGAGCCCGATCGGTGGCGCCCCGGCACAGGTCACCGGCTGA
- a CDS encoding enoyl-CoA hydratase, whose protein sequence is MTEQIAQPAPTADDAEPPVVLYEVTGPVARVTMNRPEFRNAQNSKMTYALDDAFYRAAADPEVKVIVLAGAGRHFSAGHDIGTPGRDIDQSFTRRAGLWWDHVGASGAESRFAREQEVYLGMCRRWRELPKPMIAQVHGACIAGGLMLAWVCDLIIASDDAFFADPVVRMGIPGVEYFAHPWVMGPRAAKEFLFLGERVAARRALELGMVNRVVPRDGLATEVTAVAERIATMPRLGLALTKKAVNQAEDLMGLQAGMDSVFGLHHLAHAHNAEVGTDPLAGQDARSMRDARRAAESSD, encoded by the coding sequence ATGACCGAGCAGATCGCCCAGCCGGCGCCGACGGCCGACGATGCCGAGCCTCCGGTGGTGCTGTACGAGGTGACCGGGCCGGTCGCGCGGGTCACGATGAACCGGCCCGAGTTCCGTAACGCCCAGAACTCGAAGATGACCTACGCCCTGGACGACGCGTTCTACCGGGCCGCGGCCGATCCCGAGGTGAAGGTCATCGTGCTGGCCGGCGCGGGCCGGCACTTCAGCGCCGGCCACGACATCGGAACCCCGGGGCGGGACATCGACCAGTCGTTCACCCGGCGCGCGGGCCTGTGGTGGGACCACGTCGGCGCCTCCGGCGCGGAGAGCCGGTTCGCCCGCGAGCAGGAGGTGTACCTGGGAATGTGCCGGCGGTGGCGGGAACTGCCGAAGCCGATGATCGCCCAGGTGCACGGCGCCTGCATCGCCGGCGGTCTGATGCTCGCCTGGGTCTGCGACCTGATCATCGCCTCCGACGACGCGTTCTTCGCCGACCCGGTCGTGCGGATGGGCATTCCGGGGGTCGAGTACTTCGCGCATCCGTGGGTGATGGGGCCGAGAGCGGCGAAGGAGTTCCTGTTCCTCGGCGAACGCGTCGCCGCCCGCCGCGCACTGGAGCTGGGCATGGTCAACCGGGTGGTCCCCCGCGACGGCCTCGCCACCGAGGTGACCGCGGTCGCCGAGCGCATCGCGACGATGCCCCGCCTTGGACTCGCCCTCACCAAGAAGGCGGTGAACCAGGCCGAAGACCTGATGGGCCTCCAGGCCGGCATGGACTCCGTCTTCGGACTGCACCACCTGGCGCACGCCCACAACGCCGAGGTCGGAACCGACCCCCTCGCCGGCCAGGACGCCCGCTCGATGCGTGACGCCCGCCGCGCCGCCGAATCCAGCGACTGA
- a CDS encoding acyl-CoA dehydrogenase family protein has protein sequence MDFELDPEAAALVGAVIPVLDAEATTALIRGAWPASSGAAAGGVEQVRKVWATLADIGLAGALVPDGADGLGLTISDVVPLLERVGHAGLPVPAVETVAFAAPLLAAAGHPALPDLVAGRALVAVATRTPSGDIVVPHGQQADLIILPVPAPPGATSSGSARSSGSSASASASASASNVSTGSLASDAFGGLPHGTARLRIYRADELELAPVGTVDGARALARLTASPDPLAGAVLTDDPDAARLAWWRAAVGTSAVLVGLAARMLTITVDYVKTRHQFGVPVGSFQAVKHACASAHLATEFARPAVLAAGWQLAHSPDDHTAARDATLAARDATLAARDAISVAKVLAAESARLAARVAIQCHGAIAYTTEYDLHLFAKRAWALIPAFGDPVFHRAQLAKSLGLRSAAPDAAPTDLVPPFGRETSR, from the coding sequence ATGGACTTCGAACTCGACCCGGAGGCTGCTGCCCTCGTGGGGGCGGTCATTCCGGTGCTCGACGCCGAGGCGACCACGGCCCTCATCCGCGGCGCCTGGCCGGCCAGCTCCGGCGCGGCGGCGGGCGGCGTGGAGCAGGTGCGCAAGGTCTGGGCGACCCTCGCCGACATCGGTCTGGCCGGCGCGCTGGTCCCGGACGGAGCCGATGGGCTGGGCCTGACCATCTCGGACGTCGTCCCGCTGCTGGAACGCGTCGGCCACGCTGGCCTGCCCGTGCCCGCCGTCGAGACGGTCGCGTTCGCCGCGCCGCTGTTGGCCGCCGCCGGTCATCCGGCGCTGCCCGACCTCGTCGCCGGCCGGGCGCTCGTCGCGGTCGCCACCCGCACGCCGTCCGGCGACATCGTCGTGCCGCACGGCCAGCAGGCCGACCTGATCATCCTGCCGGTACCCGCGCCGCCCGGCGCGACGTCGTCGGGTTCGGCGAGGTCGTCGGGGTCGTCGGCGTCGGCGTCGGCGTCGGCGTCGGCGTCGAACGTGTCGACCGGCTCGCTGGCGTCCGACGCGTTCGGTGGGCTGCCGCACGGCACGGCCCGGCTGCGGATCTATCGCGCCGACGAGCTGGAGCTCGCGCCGGTCGGGACGGTCGACGGCGCCCGCGCGCTGGCCCGACTGACCGCATCGCCGGACCCGCTGGCGGGCGCGGTCCTGACGGACGACCCGGACGCCGCCCGGCTGGCCTGGTGGCGAGCGGCGGTCGGCACGTCGGCGGTTCTCGTCGGACTGGCCGCCCGAATGCTCACGATCACCGTCGACTACGTGAAGACTCGTCATCAGTTCGGGGTTCCGGTCGGCAGCTTCCAGGCGGTCAAGCACGCGTGCGCCTCGGCGCACCTCGCGACCGAGTTCGCCCGCCCCGCGGTCCTCGCCGCCGGGTGGCAGCTGGCCCACTCCCCCGACGACCACACCGCCGCGCGGGACGCGACGCTCGCCGCGCGGGACGCGACGCTCGCCGCGCGGGACGCGATCAGCGTCGCGAAGGTGTTGGCAGCGGAGTCGGCCCGGCTCGCGGCCCGCGTGGCGATCCAGTGCCACGGCGCGATCGCGTACACCACCGAATACGACCTGCACCTGTTCGCCAAGCGCGCCTGGGCGCTCATTCCCGCCTTCGGCGACCCGGTGTTCCACCGCGCCCAGCTGGCCAAAAGCCTCGGCCTGCGGTCAGCGGCCCCAGATGCCGCCCCGACAGACCTGGTGCCGCCTTTCGGAAGGGAAACGTCGCGATGA
- a CDS encoding acyl-CoA dehydrogenase family protein, giving the protein MDLTWSDEDEAFRAEARAWLTANVPATPLPSGDTRTGFAAHLDWERRLFEARWAVVSWPERYGGRDASLWQWLVFEEEYARAGAPQRVTQNGIFLLAPTVFEFGTPEQQDRILPRMAAGLDTWAQGWSEPGAGSDLAGLRSTGVEDVEGGGWRLSGQKTWTTRGAFCTHLFGLFRTGTPAAPASEPEAGPRTGRAGGRHHGLTYFLVPLDAPGVTVRGFERLDGDEGFAEVFLDDVFVPTENVLGGVGRGWQVAMATTGSERGLTLRPPGRFLATANRLVELARATPGGLPAAVRDRVVQAHIDAQAYQLFTLHQVSGLLNGRQPGAASSLNKLFWSELDVRIHETALDLLGAGAELDGPWSKGFLFSLSGPIYAGTNEIQRNVVAERLLGLPRV; this is encoded by the coding sequence ATGGACCTGACCTGGTCGGACGAGGATGAGGCGTTCCGCGCCGAGGCCAGGGCGTGGCTGACGGCGAACGTGCCGGCGACGCCGTTACCGTCCGGCGACACCCGAACGGGCTTCGCCGCCCATCTCGACTGGGAACGGCGGCTCTTCGAGGCTCGCTGGGCGGTCGTCTCCTGGCCGGAGCGCTATGGGGGCCGGGACGCGAGCCTCTGGCAGTGGCTGGTCTTCGAGGAGGAGTACGCCCGGGCCGGCGCCCCGCAGCGGGTCACCCAGAACGGGATCTTCCTGCTCGCCCCGACCGTCTTCGAGTTCGGCACTCCCGAGCAGCAGGACCGGATCCTCCCCCGGATGGCCGCCGGCCTGGACACCTGGGCGCAGGGCTGGTCCGAGCCGGGCGCGGGCAGCGATCTCGCCGGTCTGCGTTCCACCGGGGTCGAAGACGTCGAAGGCGGTGGCTGGCGTCTTTCCGGCCAGAAGACCTGGACGACCCGGGGCGCGTTCTGCACCCACCTGTTCGGTCTGTTCCGGACTGGCACGCCCGCTGCACCGGCTTCGGAGCCGGAAGCCGGGCCACGCACAGGCCGGGCCGGAGGCAGGCATCACGGGCTCACGTACTTCCTGGTGCCGCTGGACGCGCCGGGGGTGACGGTCCGCGGCTTCGAGCGCCTGGATGGTGACGAGGGCTTCGCCGAGGTCTTCCTCGACGACGTCTTCGTCCCCACCGAGAACGTCCTCGGTGGCGTGGGCAGGGGCTGGCAGGTCGCGATGGCGACGACCGGCTCCGAACGCGGCCTGACGCTGCGCCCGCCGGGCCGGTTCCTGGCCACCGCGAACCGCTTGGTCGAGCTCGCCCGCGCCACTCCCGGCGGGCTGCCGGCGGCGGTTCGCGACCGTGTCGTACAGGCCCACATCGACGCACAGGCCTACCAGCTCTTCACGCTGCACCAGGTCAGCGGCCTGCTCAACGGCCGACAGCCCGGAGCGGCGTCGAGCCTGAACAAGCTCTTCTGGTCGGAGCTGGACGTCCGCATCCACGAGACCGCGCTCGATCTGCTGGGTGCGGGTGCCGAGTTGGACGGCCCGTGGAGCAAGGGCTTCCTGTTCTCGCTGTCGGGCCCGATCTACGCCGGCACCAACGAGATCCAGCGGAACGTCGTCGCCGAACGCCTCCTCGGCCTGCCCAGGGTCTGA
- a CDS encoding enoyl-CoA hydratase family protein, whose translation MITTVVDGGIAEIVVDYPPVNALPVAGWYALADELRAAGANPAVRVVVLRAEGRGFNAGVDIKEIQRDKGHQALIGANRGCFAAFAAVYDCAVPVVAAVHGFCLGGGIGLVGNADVIVASDDATFGLPEVDRGALGAATHLSRLVPQLKARAMMYTSATATAAELHAFGSVHTVVPRAKLRDAARAVAGEIAAKDPRVIRMAKEAFNGIDPWDVKRSYRFEQGFTFELNLAGIADEVRSGFGSTPKAEPAPDGTDQKADQGDG comes from the coding sequence ATGATCACTACGGTGGTGGACGGCGGGATCGCCGAGATCGTCGTCGACTACCCGCCGGTGAACGCGCTCCCGGTGGCCGGCTGGTACGCCCTCGCGGACGAGCTGCGGGCCGCGGGCGCGAACCCGGCCGTCCGGGTCGTCGTCCTGCGGGCTGAAGGACGCGGATTCAACGCGGGCGTCGACATCAAGGAGATCCAGCGCGACAAGGGCCATCAGGCGCTCATCGGCGCTAACCGTGGCTGCTTCGCCGCCTTCGCCGCGGTCTACGACTGTGCGGTCCCGGTCGTCGCCGCGGTGCACGGCTTCTGCCTGGGCGGCGGGATCGGGCTGGTCGGCAACGCCGACGTGATCGTCGCCAGCGACGACGCCACCTTCGGCCTACCCGAGGTCGACCGGGGCGCGCTCGGCGCCGCGACCCACCTGTCGCGGCTGGTCCCGCAGCTGAAGGCCAGGGCGATGATGTACACCTCGGCCACGGCGACCGCCGCCGAGCTGCACGCGTTCGGCTCGGTGCACACCGTCGTCCCGCGCGCCAAGCTGCGGGACGCGGCCCGAGCCGTCGCCGGCGAGATCGCCGCGAAGGACCCGCGGGTGATCCGGATGGCCAAGGAGGCGTTCAACGGGATCGACCCGTGGGACGTCAAACGCAGCTACCGCTTCGAGCAGGGCTTCACCTTCGAGCTCAACCTGGCCGGCATCGCCGACGAGGTCCGCTCCGGCTTCGGTTCCACGCCGAAGGCCGAGCCGGCCCCGGACGGGACCGATCAGAAGGCCGATCAGGGCGACGGCTGA
- a CDS encoding helix-turn-helix domain-containing protein — MTGGSPLPAAGTRAAGADDGLPPAGAGRTVHARSGLTTERQIAYWRRSGLLRPGVNDLAQARTIAALRRAGISLARIRTAADRLRASWPAGHGDEPVFEPLSGGFGPSDGPAGSARLAVVAGELFIRHPDGAWEGDRRPGQLVLDGILPLPGSPLAAQPGQTARRSPFSLTHPRAAPDREAILRFVTREDARPRSGPSGRDPATGRRGGP; from the coding sequence ATGACGGGCGGGTCGCCGCTACCTGCCGCCGGAACGCGGGCCGCGGGAGCCGACGACGGCCTTCCGCCGGCCGGCGCGGGCCGAACGGTGCACGCGCGGTCCGGGCTCACCACCGAACGCCAGATCGCCTACTGGCGGCGATCGGGCCTGTTACGCCCCGGCGTCAACGACCTGGCCCAGGCACGGACCATCGCGGCGCTGCGGCGCGCCGGCATCAGCCTGGCCCGCATCCGGACCGCGGCGGACCGGCTGCGGGCGAGCTGGCCGGCCGGCCACGGCGACGAACCGGTCTTCGAACCGCTGTCCGGCGGGTTCGGGCCGTCCGACGGGCCCGCGGGGTCAGCCAGGCTCGCCGTGGTGGCGGGTGAGCTGTTCATTCGGCACCCGGACGGCGCCTGGGAGGGCGACCGCCGGCCCGGCCAGCTCGTCCTCGACGGGATACTCCCCCTGCCCGGCTCGCCACTCGCCGCCCAGCCCGGCCAGACCGCGCGCCGGTCGCCGTTCTCGCTGACGCATCCACGCGCGGCCCCCGACCGCGAGGCCATTCTCCGGTTCGTCACCCGCGAGGACGCCCGGCCGCGCTCAGGGCCGTCCGGTCGCGATCCGGCTACCGGGCGGCGCGGCGGCCCCTGA
- a CDS encoding DUF4236 domain-containing protein has translation MGLRYTRRPKIGPFHMNIGEHGISSVTLKLGRVSWRVWSKRGHGGLSSVDLPGPFSYRREGSSRR, from the coding sequence ATGGGCCTGCGCTATACCCGTCGCCCCAAGATCGGCCCGTTTCACATGAACATAGGTGAGCACGGGATCTCCTCTGTCACGCTCAAGCTCGGTCGTGTCTCCTGGCGGGTCTGGTCCAAACGCGGCCACGGCGGCCTGTCCAGCGTCGACCTTCCCGGCCCGTTCTCGTACCGACGTGAGGGAAGCTCGCGCCGGTAG
- a CDS encoding carboxylesterase/lipase family protein → MTTTGALGSAPAGLGPQVRAVGGRLRGSRESGVAVFRGIPFAAPPVGALRFAAPRPAATWDGVRTAVSYGPPAPQTSEIGEVPASQGESGDDWLTVNVWSPEPDPAAKLAVLVWIYGGAYTFGVASRPEFDGGRLAREGGVVVVTFNYRLGIEGFAQIAGAPSNRGLLDQVAALEWVRDNITAFGGDPDRVTIFGESAGGGSVAALLAMPRAAGLFRAAVAQSVPGTFFSTDLAADIAAACADELGLAPTVADLAAVDPALLALAGDAVAATIMERARRWGQPARRSILFAPVVDGDVLPATPWQALADGASRAVPLLVGHTRDEQRLFTAMSGLLGQVTPEQADAALQDFAPGPDGASRYRDAYPEASPDQLYELVHSDWLFRMPTLHLAEAQAAAGGRAHLYELAWPAPGMGGTLGACHGLDVPLVFGNLTGSQPAMLIGEPTTPEAEVLSARMRTAWTSFATEGDPGWPAYEPDRRLTQVFDTPSVITAYPEERSRLIWRNHSFPVLALPGE, encoded by the coding sequence ATGACGACGACCGGCGCTCTGGGATCGGCGCCCGCGGGGTTGGGGCCGCAGGTCCGAGCGGTGGGCGGACGGCTGCGCGGCAGCCGGGAGTCGGGCGTGGCCGTCTTTCGCGGTATCCCGTTCGCCGCGCCGCCGGTCGGGGCGCTCCGGTTCGCCGCGCCGCGGCCGGCAGCGACCTGGGACGGCGTTCGGACGGCGGTGTCGTACGGCCCACCGGCGCCCCAGACCAGCGAGATCGGCGAGGTCCCGGCATCTCAGGGTGAGTCGGGCGACGACTGGCTTACGGTCAACGTCTGGTCGCCCGAGCCTGACCCCGCCGCGAAGCTCGCGGTTCTGGTGTGGATCTACGGCGGCGCCTACACGTTCGGCGTGGCCAGCCGGCCCGAGTTCGACGGCGGCCGCCTCGCCCGGGAGGGCGGCGTGGTCGTGGTGACGTTCAACTACCGCCTCGGCATCGAGGGATTCGCGCAGATCGCGGGAGCGCCCTCCAATCGGGGCCTGCTCGACCAGGTCGCCGCCCTGGAGTGGGTACGCGACAACATCACCGCCTTCGGCGGCGACCCGGACCGGGTCACGATCTTCGGCGAGTCGGCTGGCGGCGGTTCGGTCGCCGCCCTGCTGGCCATGCCACGGGCGGCGGGGCTGTTCCGCGCCGCCGTCGCGCAGAGCGTGCCGGGCACCTTCTTCTCGACGGACCTGGCCGCCGACATCGCCGCCGCCTGCGCCGACGAGCTCGGGCTGGCTCCCACGGTCGCCGACCTGGCCGCCGTGGACCCGGCTCTGCTGGCTCTCGCCGGAGACGCCGTCGCCGCCACGATCATGGAGCGGGCGCGACGCTGGGGCCAGCCGGCCCGCCGGTCGATCCTGTTCGCGCCCGTCGTCGACGGCGACGTCCTGCCGGCCACCCCGTGGCAGGCCCTCGCCGACGGCGCCAGCCGGGCCGTGCCCCTGCTCGTCGGCCACACCCGCGACGAGCAGCGCCTGTTCACCGCGATGTCCGGCCTGCTCGGCCAGGTCACGCCCGAACAGGCGGACGCGGCGCTACAGGACTTCGCGCCCGGTCCGGACGGCGCCAGCCGCTACCGGGACGCCTATCCGGAGGCGAGCCCCGACCAGCTCTACGAACTGGTCCACTCCGACTGGCTGTTCCGTATGCCCACCCTGCACCTCGCCGAGGCGCAGGCCGCGGCGGGTGGCCGGGCGCACCTCTACGAGTTGGCCTGGCCGGCCCCGGGCATGGGCGGCACGCTCGGCGCCTGCCATGGCCTCGACGTACCGCTCGTGTTCGGCAACCTCACCGGGAGCCAGCCGGCGATGCTGATCGGCGAGCCGACCACTCCAGAGGCGGAGGTGTTGTCCGCGCGCATGCGAACCGCCTGGACCAGTTTCGCCACGGAAGGCGACCCGGGCTGGCCGGCCTACGAGCCGGATAGGCGTCTCACGCAGGTCTTCGACACCCCCTCGGTCATCACCGCCTATCCGGAAGAGCGGTCCCGCCTGATCTGGCGGAACCATTCCTTCCCGGTCCTCGCCCTGCCCGGCGAATAG
- a CDS encoding aromatic ring-hydroxylating oxygenase subunit alpha, with protein MTDPASRPDPAGPTLLPTLPGAAYTSAEVFAREQERIFERVWTCAVHGSDLAEPGQFRTVPVGRESVLITRALDGAVHAFLNVCRHRGARLCVEAAGRTRRTLRCPYHAWTYSLDGSLVAAPNLADAPDVDRSAYGLHRVHVREWLGYVWVCPAASPPSFEETVIGAATERLGDPAAIERYQVAGLRVGRRVSYDVAANWKLLVENFLECYHCPAIHPELVRVLPEFARGYAAQYYVGHGAEFGPDVAGFTVDGSPGVERLPGLAPAQERRYYAITIRPQVFVNLVPDHVILHRMFPVAADRTLVECDWLYLPAVVEAGTDLDRSVELFDRVNRQDFAACERCQPAMASRAYARGGVLVPSEHHLGAFHDWVRRLQA; from the coding sequence ATGACCGATCCCGCCTCCCGCCCGGACCCGGCCGGCCCGACCCTGCTGCCGACGCTGCCCGGCGCCGCGTACACGTCGGCGGAGGTCTTCGCCCGGGAGCAGGAACGGATCTTCGAACGGGTGTGGACGTGCGCGGTGCACGGCTCGGACCTCGCCGAGCCCGGACAGTTCCGCACCGTGCCGGTCGGCCGGGAGAGCGTCCTGATCACCCGGGCGCTCGACGGAGCCGTGCACGCTTTTCTCAACGTGTGCCGGCACCGGGGCGCGCGGCTGTGCGTCGAGGCGGCCGGGCGGACGCGGCGCACCCTGCGCTGCCCGTACCACGCCTGGACGTACTCCCTGGACGGCTCGCTCGTCGCCGCGCCGAACCTCGCGGACGCGCCCGACGTCGACAGGTCCGCCTACGGCCTGCACCGGGTGCATGTGCGCGAGTGGCTCGGCTACGTCTGGGTGTGCCCTGCCGCGTCGCCGCCGTCGTTCGAGGAGACGGTCATCGGCGCGGCCACCGAGCGGCTGGGAGATCCGGCGGCGATCGAGCGCTACCAGGTGGCGGGCCTGCGCGTCGGCCGGCGCGTCTCGTACGACGTGGCGGCCAACTGGAAGCTGCTGGTCGAGAACTTCCTGGAGTGCTACCACTGCCCGGCGATCCACCCCGAGCTCGTCCGCGTCCTGCCGGAGTTCGCCCGGGGCTACGCCGCGCAGTACTACGTGGGGCACGGCGCCGAGTTCGGCCCGGACGTCGCGGGCTTCACCGTCGACGGGTCGCCAGGGGTCGAGCGCCTGCCCGGCCTGGCGCCGGCGCAGGAGCGTCGCTACTACGCGATCACGATCCGCCCGCAGGTCTTCGTCAACCTGGTTCCCGACCACGTCATCCTGCACCGGATGTTTCCGGTGGCGGCCGACCGCACGCTGGTCGAGTGCGACTGGCTTTACCTGCCGGCCGTCGTCGAGGCAGGCACCGACCTCGATCGTTCCGTCGAGCTGTTCGACCGGGTCAACCGGCAGGACTTCGCCGCCTGTGAACGCTGCCAGCCGGCGATGGCCTCGCGGGCCTACGCCAGGGGCGGCGTGCTGGTGCCGAGCGAGCACCATCTGGGCGCCTTCCACGACTGGGTCCGGCGCCTGCAGGCCTGA